A region of Natribaculum luteum DNA encodes the following proteins:
- the panB gene encoding 3-methyl-2-oxobutanoate hydroxymethyltransferase — translation MPSVRDVRTKAGEEPITMLTAYDAPTAKIVDEAGVDVILVGDSVGNATLGYETTLPVTVDDVARHVGAVSRATESALVVADMPFLSYGTDERTSLENAGRMLKEEGAQAVKLESGPHTVDLTETMVQLGIPVMAHLGLTPQHVNRYGGYPRQGTDQEAAEHILELARAHEEAGAFSLVLEHVPSNLAADVTDALDIPTIGIGAGPDCDGQVLVFNDAVGLSEWSPSFAKQFGNVRAEMERAVEGYVSAVEREEFPADEHSHEETDLDSLY, via the coding sequence ATGCCATCCGTGCGGGACGTGCGAACGAAAGCCGGCGAGGAACCGATCACGATGCTGACGGCCTACGACGCGCCGACGGCGAAGATCGTCGACGAAGCGGGCGTCGACGTGATTCTCGTGGGCGACAGCGTGGGCAACGCCACGCTGGGCTACGAGACGACGCTCCCGGTCACCGTCGACGACGTGGCGAGACACGTCGGTGCCGTCTCCCGGGCGACCGAATCGGCGCTCGTCGTCGCCGACATGCCCTTCCTCAGCTACGGCACGGACGAACGGACCAGCCTCGAGAACGCCGGTCGAATGCTCAAAGAAGAGGGCGCACAGGCGGTCAAACTCGAAAGCGGGCCACACACCGTCGACCTCACGGAGACGATGGTCCAGCTCGGCATCCCGGTGATGGCCCACCTCGGACTCACGCCCCAGCACGTCAACCGGTACGGCGGGTACCCGCGACAGGGGACCGACCAGGAGGCCGCAGAGCACATTCTCGAACTCGCACGCGCACACGAGGAGGCGGGCGCGTTCTCGCTCGTCTTAGAGCATGTCCCCTCGAACCTCGCGGCGGACGTGACCGACGCACTCGACATTCCGACCATCGGCATCGGTGCGGGTCCCGACTGTGACGGACAGGTGCTCGTCTTCAACGACGCCGTCGGCCTGAGCGAGTGGAGTCCGTCGTTCGCAAAGCAGTTCGGAAACGTCCGGGCGGAGATGGAGCGGGCCGTCGAGGGGTACGTCTCCGCGGTCGAACGCGAGGAGTTCCCGGCCGACGAGCACAGCCACGAGGAGACGGATCTCGACAGCCTCTACTGA
- a CDS encoding DUF5822 domain-containing protein, whose product MPEPVETTNPEGVDYGWVMQVTFVTTIAVGAPVVALLSTVFTLPTWGSRVGFAVRVGAVIWFLTALVVFAYAKRHQE is encoded by the coding sequence GTGCCAGAACCCGTCGAGACGACGAATCCGGAGGGCGTCGACTACGGCTGGGTCATGCAGGTGACGTTCGTCACCACGATCGCCGTCGGCGCGCCCGTCGTCGCCCTGCTGTCGACAGTGTTCACGCTCCCGACGTGGGGTTCGCGCGTCGGATTCGCCGTCCGCGTCGGCGCAGTCATCTGGTTTTTGACGGCGCTCGTCGTCTTCGCGTACGCGAAACGCCACCAGGAGTAG
- a CDS encoding alpha/beta fold hydrolase, protein METTTNFGREIAYDYSDRGGGGAPALLVHGGGGTHAVWKSQHRLSDERPVAALDLSGHGESDDVDASPGFTTLSAYADDVLAVAEATDARVLVGNSLGGAIVMHVLLEREFDADAAVLTGTGARLGVLEDLLEWLKNDFERALEFLHGENRFFHDPDPRIRDLSMETMRETGQEITRRDFLTSHQFDVRDQLDEIDVPVLAVYGEYDQLTPPWYHEYIAENVADGTLEEIDDAAHLAMLEQPEAFNEAVTSFLEAVEG, encoded by the coding sequence ATGGAGACGACGACGAATTTCGGGCGGGAGATCGCCTACGACTACTCGGACCGCGGCGGTGGCGGCGCGCCAGCGCTGTTGGTTCACGGCGGCGGCGGGACACACGCCGTCTGGAAGTCCCAGCACCGTCTCTCGGACGAACGGCCCGTCGCCGCGCTCGACCTCAGCGGTCACGGCGAGTCCGACGACGTCGACGCCAGTCCCGGCTTCACCACGCTCTCGGCGTACGCCGACGACGTTCTGGCTGTCGCCGAGGCGACGGACGCGCGAGTTCTCGTCGGTAACTCGCTCGGCGGTGCCATCGTGATGCACGTCTTGCTCGAGCGCGAGTTCGATGCCGACGCGGCCGTCCTCACCGGCACCGGGGCACGACTCGGCGTTCTGGAGGACCTCCTCGAGTGGCTCAAAAACGACTTCGAGCGGGCGCTCGAGTTCCTCCACGGCGAGAATCGCTTCTTCCACGACCCCGACCCGCGGATTCGCGACCTCTCGATGGAGACGATGCGCGAGACCGGACAGGAGATCACGCGCCGGGACTTTCTCACCAGCCATCAGTTCGACGTCCGCGACCAGCTCGACGAGATCGACGTCCCCGTCCTCGCAGTCTACGGCGAGTACGACCAGCTGACGCCACCGTGGTACCACGAGTACATCGCAGAGAACGTCGCCGACGGCACCCTCGAGGAGATCGACGACGCGGCACACCTGGCGATGCTCGAGCAACCGGAGGCGTTCAACGAGGCGGTGACGTCGTTTCTCGAGGCCGTCGAAGGCTAA
- a CDS encoding CDC48 family AAA ATPase: protein MKLTVKPLKQKDAGRGLAAIDRASMRELDLENGDYILIEGNGDGQAVARVWPGYPEDEGRGVVRIDGRLRQEAGVGIDDRVTVEPADVKPATSVTVALPQNLRIRGDIGPLVRDKLSGQAVTEGQTVPFSLSFGPMTSSGQSVPLKIASTSPSGTVVITDSTNIEISETPAEQISAAGRESPEGVPNVTYEDIGGLDDELDQVREMIELPMRHPELFQQLGIEPPKGVLLHGPPGTGKTLMAKAVANEIDADFQTISGPEIMSKYYGESEEQLREVFEEAEENAPAIVFIDEIDSIAAKREEAGGDVERRVVAQLLSLMDGLEERGRVTVIAATNRVDALDPALRRGGRFDREIEIGVPDKDGRKEILQVHTRGMPLSDSIDLDQYAENTHGFVGADLESLTKEAAMTALRRIRPELDLESDEIDAEVLESLQVTEADFKEALKGIEPSALREVFVEVPDVTWNDVGGLEDTKERLRETIQWPLDFPEVFEQMDMQAAKGVLMYGPPGTGKTLLAKAVANEAQSNFISIKGPELLNKYVGESEKGVREVFEKARSNAPTVIFFDEIDSIAGERGRRTGDSGVGERVVSQLLTELDGLEELEDVVVVATTNRPDLIDSALLRPGRLDRHVHVPVPDEDGRKRIFEVHTRDKPLADAVDLEWLASETDGYVGADIEAVCREASMAATREFINSVDPDDVDDTIGNVRISREHFEHALEEVSPSVTPETRERYEEIEEKFTTSEPETEAEVGRTFQ from the coding sequence ATGAAACTCACCGTCAAACCCCTCAAGCAGAAAGATGCGGGGCGCGGACTCGCGGCGATCGATCGCGCGTCGATGCGCGAACTCGACCTCGAGAACGGGGACTACATCCTCATCGAGGGCAACGGCGACGGGCAAGCGGTCGCTCGGGTCTGGCCCGGCTACCCCGAGGACGAGGGCCGCGGCGTCGTTCGGATCGACGGTCGCCTTCGACAGGAGGCCGGCGTCGGGATCGACGACCGCGTCACCGTCGAACCGGCCGACGTCAAACCCGCCACGTCCGTGACCGTCGCGCTCCCCCAGAATCTGCGCATTCGGGGGGACATCGGACCGCTCGTGCGCGACAAACTGAGCGGTCAGGCCGTCACCGAGGGACAGACGGTGCCGTTCTCGCTGTCGTTCGGGCCGATGACCAGCTCCGGTCAGTCGGTCCCGCTGAAGATCGCGAGCACCTCGCCGAGCGGGACGGTCGTCATCACCGACTCGACGAACATCGAGATCAGCGAGACCCCCGCCGAGCAGATCAGCGCCGCCGGTCGTGAGTCGCCCGAGGGCGTCCCGAACGTCACCTACGAGGACATCGGCGGCCTGGACGACGAACTCGACCAGGTCCGTGAGATGATCGAGTTGCCGATGCGCCACCCCGAGCTGTTCCAGCAACTCGGCATCGAGCCGCCCAAAGGCGTCCTCCTGCACGGCCCACCGGGGACCGGCAAGACGCTGATGGCGAAAGCCGTCGCCAACGAGATCGACGCTGACTTCCAGACGATCTCCGGGCCGGAGATCATGTCGAAGTACTACGGCGAGTCCGAAGAGCAGCTCCGCGAGGTCTTCGAGGAGGCCGAGGAGAACGCACCCGCGATCGTCTTCATCGACGAGATCGACTCCATCGCGGCAAAGCGCGAGGAAGCCGGCGGTGACGTCGAACGGCGCGTCGTCGCCCAGCTGCTCAGCCTGATGGACGGTCTCGAGGAGCGCGGTCGCGTCACGGTCATCGCCGCGACGAACCGCGTGGACGCGCTCGATCCCGCACTCCGCCGTGGCGGTCGCTTCGACCGCGAGATCGAGATCGGCGTCCCGGACAAGGACGGACGCAAGGAGATCCTGCAGGTCCACACCCGCGGGATGCCGCTGTCGGACTCGATCGACCTGGATCAGTACGCCGAGAACACCCACGGCTTCGTCGGGGCCGACCTCGAGAGTCTGACCAAGGAGGCCGCGATGACCGCCCTGCGGCGCATCCGCCCCGAACTCGACCTCGAGAGCGATGAGATCGACGCCGAGGTCCTCGAGTCGCTGCAGGTCACGGAGGCCGACTTCAAGGAGGCACTCAAGGGCATCGAACCGTCCGCGCTTCGCGAGGTCTTCGTCGAGGTCCCCGACGTCACCTGGAACGACGTCGGCGGCCTAGAGGACACCAAAGAGCGACTGCGCGAGACGATCCAGTGGCCGCTCGACTTCCCCGAGGTGTTCGAGCAGATGGACATGCAGGCCGCCAAGGGCGTCCTCATGTACGGGCCGCCGGGAACCGGCAAGACGCTGCTCGCGAAAGCCGTCGCCAACGAGGCCCAGTCGAACTTCATCTCGATCAAGGGCCCCGAACTGCTGAACAAGTACGTCGGCGAGTCCGAGAAGGGCGTCCGCGAGGTCTTCGAGAAGGCGCGGTCGAACGCACCGACCGTGATCTTCTTCGACGAGATCGACTCCATCGCGGGCGAGCGCGGCCGGCGAACCGGCGACTCCGGCGTTGGCGAACGCGTCGTCTCGCAACTGCTGACCGAACTCGATGGGCTAGAGGAGCTCGAAGACGTCGTCGTCGTCGCCACCACGAACCGGCCGGACCTCATCGACTCCGCGCTGCTCCGTCCCGGACGACTGGACCGGCACGTCCACGTGCCCGTCCCCGACGAGGACGGCCGCAAGAGGATCTTCGAAGTCCACACCCGGGACAAGCCGCTGGCCGACGCGGTCGACCTCGAATGGCTCGCCAGTGAGACCGACGGCTACGTCGGTGCCGACATCGAGGCGGTCTGTCGCGAGGCGTCGATGGCAGCCACCCGGGAGTTCATCAACTCCGTCGATCCGGACGACGTGGACGACACCATCGGCAACGTCCGCATCAGCCGCGAACACTTCGAGCACGCACTCGAGGAGGTCAGCCCGAGCGTGACCCCCGAGACCCGCGAACGCTACGAGGAGATCGAAGAGAAGTTCACGACGTCCGAACCCGAGACCGAGGCTGAAGTCGGCCGGACGTTCCAGTGA
- a CDS encoding Hsp20/alpha crystallin family protein: protein MNLERFVRDDGRLARQYDYGDETVLAVDFGPAGADASVDVVDGTVIVVFDDEQRELELPADVEDAQAFIRNGVLTIEMEVDA from the coding sequence ATGAATCTCGAACGATTCGTCCGCGACGACGGACGACTGGCGCGGCAGTACGACTACGGTGACGAGACGGTACTGGCCGTCGACTTCGGCCCGGCCGGTGCAGACGCGTCGGTCGACGTCGTCGACGGCACCGTAATCGTCGTCTTCGACGACGAGCAGCGGGAGCTCGAGCTCCCGGCCGACGTCGAGGACGCGCAAGCGTTTATCAGAAACGGCGTGCTCACTATCGAGATGGAGGTAGACGCATGA
- the bcp gene encoding thioredoxin-dependent thiol peroxidase produces the protein MLDVGADAPEFELPNQHGETIRLSEFEGQRVVVYFYPRANTRGCTIEAKSFRDARAAFDDLDVAVVGISDDPVDDLAAFADDHDIPFDMLSDEHGEVSTLYDSYGEKQMFGNTFDGVFRNTYVIDADGCVEAVYEDVSPEGHADEILAELESAPAAH, from the coding sequence ATGCTTGACGTAGGGGCGGACGCACCGGAGTTCGAACTGCCCAACCAGCACGGCGAGACGATCCGACTCTCGGAGTTCGAAGGGCAGCGAGTCGTCGTCTACTTCTATCCCCGTGCGAACACGCGCGGCTGTACCATTGAGGCCAAGAGCTTTCGCGACGCCAGAGCCGCGTTCGACGACCTGGACGTGGCTGTCGTCGGGATCAGTGACGACCCCGTCGACGACTTGGCGGCGTTCGCCGACGACCACGACATTCCCTTCGACATGCTCTCGGACGAACACGGCGAGGTGTCGACACTGTACGATTCCTACGGCGAGAAACAGATGTTCGGCAACACCTTCGACGGCGTCTTCCGTAACACGTACGTGATCGACGCGGACGGATGCGTCGAGGCCGTCTACGAGGACGTCTCACCGGAGGGTCACGCCGACGAGATCCTCGCGGAACTCGAGTCGGCACCGGCGGCTCACTGA